A window of the Brassica napus cultivar Da-Ae chromosome C5, Da-Ae, whole genome shotgun sequence genome harbors these coding sequences:
- the LOC106432370 gene encoding 1,4-alpha-glucan-branching enzyme 3, chloroplastic/amyloplastic: protein MVSLSNQTSFSFYPNNVFVSDKTRLGIPGINFPRKIKVKVTCFAADQPRQQKQQKKKKSQSTNSDAESGVDPVGFLTKLGIADRIFAQFLRERHKALKDLKDELLKRHFDLRDLASGFELLGMHRHMEHRVDFMDWGPGARYGAIIGDFNGWSPTENSAREGLFGHDDFGYWFIILEDKLREGEEPEELYFQQYNYVDDYDKGDSGVTAEEVFQRANDEYWEPGEDRFIKNRYEVPAKLYEQLFGPNSPQTLEDLGEIPDAETRYKQYKEEHKNDPPSNLPPCDIIDDGRGKPYDIYNVVTSPEWTKKFYEKSPPIPYWLETRKGRKAWLEKYIPAVPHGSKYRLYFNTPDGPLERVPAWATYVQPEDEGKQAYAIHWEPSPESAYKWKRTKPDKPKSLRIYECHVGISGSEAKISSFEEFTKKVLPHVKRAGYNAIQLIGIPEHKDYYTVGYRVTNFFAVSNRFGTPDDFKRLVDEAHGLGLLVFLDIVHSYAAADQMVGLSLFDGSNDCYFHHGKRGHHKHWGTRMFKYGDLDVFHFLISNLNWWITEYQVDGYQFHSLASMIYTHNGFAPFNSGFDDYCNQYVDRDALMYLILANEILHDLHPDIITIAEDATYYPGLCEPVSQGGLGFDYYVNLSATEMWVSLLDSVPDSEWSMSKIVSTLVANKEYADKMLSYAESHNQSISGGRSFAEILLGGVQNENKLLDRGVSLHKMIRLLTFTIGGRAYLNFMGNEFGHPERVEFPTQSNKFSFSLANRRWDLLESGIHHQLFSFDKDLMDLDKSKGILSRGLPSIHHVNDTNMVISFSRGPFLFIFNFHPSNSYEKYGAGVEEAGEYTMILNSDEAKYGGQGLLKEDQYLQRSISKRIDGQRNCLEVFLPSRTAQVYKLTRILRI, encoded by the exons ATGGTTTCCCTCTCTAACCAAACCTCGTTTTCTTTCTACCCAAACAACGTTTTCGTTTCCGACAAGACCCGCCTGGGCATCCCCGGAATCAACTTTCCCAGAAAAATCAAGGTGAAAGTCACATGCTTCGCCGCCGACCAACCGCGCCAGCAAAagcaacagaagaagaagaagagtcagAGCACTAATAGCGATGCCGAGTCTGGAGTCGACCCAGTTGGGTTTCTCACCAAACTCGGAATCGCTGACAGAATCTTCGCTCAGTTTCTCCGTGAAAG GCACAAAGCTTTAAAAGACCTTAAAGATGAGCTTCTCAAACGTCACTTCGATCTCAGAGATCTTGCTTCAGG GTTTGAGTTACTAGGGATGCATAGACACATGGAACACCGTGTTGATTTCATGGACTGGGGTCCAGGTGCTCGTTACGGTGCTATAATCGGAGACTTCAACGGATGGTCTCCAACAGAAAACTCCGCCAGAGAAGGCCTATTTGGCCATGATGACTTTGGCTATTGGTTCATTATCCTTGAAGATAAGTTAAGAGAAGGCGAGGAGCCAGAGGAACTATACTTCCAGCAGTACAACTACGTCGATGACTATGATAAAGGCGACAGCGGTGTAACAGCGGAAGAGGTTTTTCAGAGAGCCAATGATGAGTACTGGGAGCCTGGTGAGGACCGTTTTATCAAGAACCGTTACGAAGTTCCTGCGAAACTATACGAGCAGCTGTTTGGTCCCAACAGTCCACAGACGTTAGAAGATCTAGGTGAGATACCGGACGCAGAGACGAGGTATAAGCAGTACAAAGAGGAGCATAAGAATGATCCACCAAGTAATCTACCACCGTGCGACATCATTGATGACGGTCGAGGCAAGCCATATGATATCTATAACGTCGTGACATCTCCGGAATGGACTAAGAAGTTTTATGAGAAATCACCTCCGATTCCATATTGGTTAGAGACGCGTAAAGGAAGGAAGGCGTGGTTGGAAAAGTACATTCCTGCTGTTCCACATGGAAGCAAGTATAGATTGTATTTCAACACTCCTGATGGTCCGCTTGAAAGGGTGCCTGCTTGGGCTACATATGTGCAACCAG AGGACgagggaaagcaagcttatgcaATTCACTGGGAACCTTCTCCTGAGTCTGCATACAAATGGAAACGCACCAAGCCGGACAAACCAAAGTCCTTGCGCATATACGAATGTCATGTTGGAATCAGTGGGTCTGAGGCAAAAATTTCATCTTTCGAGGAATTTACCAAGAAG GTCCTTCCTCATGTGAAAAGAGCAGGATACAATGCGATCCAGTTGATTGGTATCCCTGAGCACAAGGATTATTATACTGTCGGCTATAGG GTTACTAATTTCTTTGCTGTCAGTAACCGATTTGGAACCCCAGATGACTTCAAACGCTTAGTTGATGAAGCACATG GCCTAGGACTCCTTGTCTTCTTAGACATTGTGCATTCTTATGCAGCAGCTGATCAAATGGTTGGGCTTTCGCTTTTTGATGGTTCAAATGATTGCTATTTTCATCATG GTAAAAGGGGGCATCACAAACACTGGGGCACACGGATGTTCAAATACGGCGACTTggatgtttttcattttctcatTTCAAATCTGAACTG GTGGATTACAGAGTATCAAGTTGATGGTTACCAATTTCACTCGCTTGCCTCGATGATCTACACGCACAATGGTTTTGCTCCTTTTAATAGCGGTTTTGATGA CTATTGCAATCAGTATGTTGACCGAGATGCTCTGATGTACCTCATTTTGGCCAATGAAATCTTGCACGATCTACATCCAGATATAATAACAATTGCTGAAGAT GCAACATATTATCCTGGGTTGTGTGAGCCAGTTTCTCAAGGTGGACTAGGATTTGATTATTATGTGAACCTTTCTGCGACAGAAATGTGGGTTTCTCTCCTTGACAGCGTACCGGATAGTGAATGGAGCATGAGCAAG ATTGTCAGTACATTGGTGGCTAACAAAGAGTATGCAGACAAGATGCTCAGCTATGCCGAAAGTCACAACCAA TCCATATCAGGAGGGCGTTCATTTGCTGAAATCTTGTTAGGTGGAGTCCAAAATGAGAATAAGTTGCTAGACAGGGGCGTTTCACTACATAAG ATGATTAGACTTCTTACTTTTACAATTGGTGGCCGTGCTTACCTCAACTTCATGGGAAATGAATTTGGACATCCTGAG AGGGTTGAGTTTCCTACACAGAGCAATAAATTCTCGTTTTCACTGGCTAACCGCCGCTGGGACCTGCTGGAAAGTGGAATCCATCATCAGTTGTTTTCCTTTGACAAG gaCCTAATGGACTTGGATAAAAGCAAGGGCATCCTTTCAAGAGGTCTGCCCAGCATCCACCATGTTAATGATACAAATATG GTAATTTCATTCTCGAGGGGTCCTTTCTTGTTTATCTTTAACTTCCACCCATCGAATTCATATGAAAAGTATGGTGCCGGCGTAGAGGAAGCTGGTGAATACACC ATGATACTGAACTCAGATGAAGCGAAATATGGGGGTCAGGGACTTCTAAAGGAGGACCAGTATCTTCAACGGTCGATTAGCAAGAG AATTGATGGTCAAAGAAATTGCTTAGAGGTGTTTTTGCCAAGCAGGACTGCACAA GTTTACAAGTTGACCCGGATTCTCCGAATATGA